A region of Staphylococcus sp. IVB6181 DNA encodes the following proteins:
- the rpsI gene encoding 30S ribosomal protein S9, protein MAQVEYRGTGRRKHSVARVRLVPGEGNITVNGEDVREYLPFESLILDLNQPFDVTETQGNYDVLVNVHGGGFTGQAQAIRHGIARALLEADPEYRSSLKRAGLLTRDPRMKERKKPGLKKARRSPQFSKR, encoded by the coding sequence AAGTTGAATATAGAGGCACAGGCCGTCGTAAACACTCAGTAGCACGTGTACGTTTAGTACCAGGCGAAGGTAACATCACTGTAAATGGTGAAGACGTACGTGAATATTTACCATTTGAATCATTAATCTTAGACTTAAACCAACCATTCGACGTTACAGAAACTCAAGGTAACTATGATGTTTTAGTTAACGTACACGGTGGCGGTTTCACAGGTCAAGCACAAGCTATCCGTCACGGTATCGCTCGTGCTTTATTAGAAGCTGATCCTGAATACAGAAGTTCTTTAAAACGCGCTGGATTACTTACTCGTGACCCACGTATGAAAGAACGTAAAAAACCAGGTCTTAAAAAAGCACGTCGTTCACCACAATTCTCAAAACGTTAA